The following proteins are encoded in a genomic region of Dasypus novemcinctus isolate mDasNov1 chromosome 3, mDasNov1.1.hap2, whole genome shotgun sequence:
- the LOC101411938 gene encoding lysine-rich coiled-coil protein 1-like: MKHSKKTYDSFQDELEDYIKVQKARGLEPKTCFRKMREDYLETYGYKEEVDSRPRYRMFEQRLPSETVQTYRRSYNISQAVENHLPQWLPDHDSRLRPDSLSYCHLPRDYSEKPVPLHVSQQEYNCGSYSVESGVYKHLSLENSTSSHQASHKQTHQKRKRHQEEDREKPEEEQPKHKRKKSYEEIDLDKHKSIQRKKEEVETVSVSTEKIKNRKEKKSRDVASKKEERKRRKEKKEQGQERTEEEMLWDQSILGF; encoded by the coding sequence ATgaagcattcaaagaaaacatATGACTCTTTTCAAGACGAACTTGAAGATTATATCAAAGTGCAGAAAGCCAGAGGCTTAGAGCCAAAGACTTGTTTCAGAAAGATGAGAGAGGACTATTTAGAAACCTATGGGTACAAAGAAGAGGTTGACTCTAGACCCAGATATAGAATGTTTGAGCAAAGACTCCCATCTGAAACTGTCCAGACTTACcgaagatcatacaatatttcacAAGCAGTGGAAAACCATTTACCTCAGTGGCTACCAGATCATGACAGCAGACTGAGACCAGACTCTCTGAGCTACTGTCACCTCCCCAGGGACTACTCAGAAAAACCAGTACCCCTGCACGTTAGTCAGCAAGAATATAATTGTGGCTCATATAGTGTAGAATCTGGAGTTTACAAACACCTCTCCTTAGAAAATAGTACTAGTTCCCATCAAGCCAGTCACAAACAGACACATCAGAAGAGAAAAAGGCACCaggaagaagacagagaaaaaccAGAGGAGGAGCAGCCCAAGcataagaggaaaaaaagttatgaggAAATAGATTTAGACAAACACAAGAgcatccaaagaaagaaagaagaggtggAAACAGTCAGTGTCAGTACAGAAAAGATTAAGAAtcgaaaagagaaaaaaagccgAGATGTAGCCTCTAAGAAAGAGGAACGTAAGcgtagaaaagagaaaaaagaacaaggccAAGAAAGGACAGAGGAGGAAATGCTTTGGGACCAGTCTATCCTCGGATTTTGA